The nucleotide sequence TCGGAATTTCCCCCCTGCCAAAGACGAGGATATGCAGCAACAACAAATCCCCCTAGGGATATGCAACTATAAGGGTTTCCTTTTCTGAATTAGGGTTGATATTTTTAAAGGTGTTTTAATCCATTACCACCTAAGTTTAATCGATTAGATCAacatggatcatttccttttttagCTAACATTTTTTTATGTAAAGGAGATTTCTCCTCATTTTATTACACGCCAAATTTATGAATAGAAATCTCTCTGATTTTTCTTCTACTTTGTTTTAAAATTGCTTTTTCATGAGAATTGTCATAGTGCTAAAAtattgaaaagtccttgtgagaGTTGTGTTGTAATCAGTGTTGTGCTTAATTTTCTTTATTCAAGAGCGTGATTCTCTTATGGAATTATTTTGTGAAGACTTAAAAGGTTCCAAGCTAAATCGGATAAAAGCTTGTTTGCAGGTTCTGGTCCTTGACCCATGTAAAAGCTCTAACTGTAGGTCCTTAAGCTTGATCTCTGTAAAAATATGTTTGAAGGTTCTTGAGTTATGTCTGTGCAAAAGCTCTAGCTGTCTGTCAATTTTTGAGCTTAGCAAGTATAAAAGTTCTATTTGTTTATTGTTGAAGGTTTGTGAGCATATCATGTAAAAACCTTAAGTGTGATTTTAGGGGAACTCTAAAAAGAAAACTTGAGAATATGAGTAGACCAAATAGTTAAGATCAAAATTGTATAATTCTCTAGTACAATATCTCTATCTCTTCTCTCTTTAATTTATGTTGTTTATGGTATTTCATTCGCGTATCTCTCTTTATCTCCATGTTCTTTCTATATTTTTCGTTGTTATAGCTCTAatgattaatttaatcaatttaattatgttttcaatcatcatcattaaattTCACTTTAAAGACAAAAATATGACGTATAACTCACTCACTAACTCGGCCATAATGTATCTATAGTTACATATGTTCATGTGTTTTATTTGTTGAGACATTCAGGAAAATTTACAGCATTTAAAGGTGGAAATAGACTGAGTTGAGGTAGGTTTTGCCAAGTTTAAGTTTGATCTGTAAAAAAAACTGAAGCCTCAGACTGGTTTGTAGCATGTCATAAACTTATTTTTTAGGCTTGAGTCTGACCTTTTCGAATGTCtagttagcctgttagcctacataaaagcctatttattttaaacatatatacataaaCAATTCAAATAATGTTTAACTTATTTTAACTTATCTATGAGCACAAATTTTATGAGACTATTTGCTTACAAGAATTTATAAaattaagggttaatagtaattcaccccctgtaatgttagcgaattttgcttttccccctccctaccttttggcaatggttttttcaaaaaaaccgtttccaaaacctgcctttggcaacggtggggggtaaaccgaaacacgctcatattacaggggtaaactactattaaccctaaaattaacATATGATATTGTTCATAAGGTGTTttaatcttattttcacaagttctctaaaataactaatttttatttatgtattttaattcaaaatacagaatattatttaataataataataaattatccaTCTTAATTTCAATAGGCGATCTGAtagattttaaaaaagaaattatagtTTGAGatctaacattttaattaaataggcttataaagagattaaatttttttatgatctAATCTGAACCTGCGTAAGTTAAATCGTTAATTAAATAGGTTtataaaaagattaaatttttttatttaaaaaaagtatGATCTAATCTAAACCTGCGTAAATTAAATCGTTGGCCTCAGCTAATCGGTGTGACATACTTTTACCCCTAACAACACTTTTGTTAAATCATTATATTAGACTAAGATTAACCATACAAGTGAATTTAGACTATTCATTGCTCAAATTTTATAACATtaactatgtttttttttttgaaatcaagaaatatatatatataaaacaccaAACGTTCGAAATTACAACACCGGAAAgccaaaaaagaaaattacaaaccgaTTGAAACTTAACTTAAGTAAAATaatgggttattgctaaactcaaAAAAGTTATAATTGGAATGTGTAATTTTCCCAATATACGACCACCTCCAAATTAAAGTCTTACAACTCCAAACAACATCCCTCGAGTTCCACGAACCTTGGTTAAAGACTATATCGTTCCTACGCAACCACAAGCTCCATAAAATAGCAAGCCAAACGATACCAACTTTTGCAACTTTAACTTTCTTAGACCGACAAAAAGAGCTCCAATAGATAAACCACTCCTTAAAATCAAAACCGACTTTAAAAGGTAACCCAATCCACTCGGCCATTTCTCTCCAAACAACACCGACATTTCGGCAAGAAAGAAAAGAGTGGAGAAGGGATTCATTATAATCGGCACAAAAAACACACTCCATATTCGAGGTGTTAGAAATAATACCTTTATTCAAAAGAGAATCTTTGGTTGGTACTTTGTTGATAAAGCATCTCCATCCGAAAGCCTTCACTTTCAAAGGGACATGTGAGTCAGTCCATTTTATATAGTGTTGAATTTGAAtatctttttgaaaatttctttggccacctccctatgggggtcacccccagcgaaaattccaaaatacccctgcttcggaagttcatttccgaaagcgtctttttttgaaaaaatttacatacttcggaagtgcacttccgaaatactgcgatttctgcagatttatcaaaacactccccctcccccaatcatttaccctaaatcaaaacaaaaagtggcaaaggcgaaaatttgtgcaaacagaattccaaagctgcatcaaggctccaatcacactgctaaacaacattcaaaagccctcaatcctaacactttgtaagttttgaaatttttagatctattattgaaatgcatgttatttagggttttaattgcataaatgatatatggttaggttgttagtagtatttaggttgtttagaagcattttgatttggtttgaagtttggtttaggggtctgtcatggaaactccatcgcaggggtgtttcggaagttcatttccgaaaacacctccatcctagttttcggaaatgaatttccgaaatgtatcagaagttcaaatttttttgtttacaggaacatgtcaggcaaccaactagcacgcaggactgcgtcttctaaagagggcgctaagggaagaaagggttctttaaagaaggaggtgaaagagatgaaggaggtgaaggaggtgaaggagaagaagaagcttttgactggttctgcttctcgtcccctgggggtccatggctcggacgtgcaggctcagccttcaggcgtgatcaacgctgatggttctgatactgagtgggatgaggattggtataattatcttcattcggaggagttcgctcgtcgggaagaataacgtgtttttattttgtttgatgtgtactTTGTAatgctcgtcgggcagaataacatgtttttgttttgtttgacgtgttttgttttgttttgttctgatttcggattgtatcgcacagtgtttttgtattggatttatcatgttagtttttggaagtggtaaccggggtcggaacatatgacggaggaggtggatgttcggaggaagaagaaccggaggtacgtccaccgcgagacaaaggagccaatcaatgtaagctatagtttatcattatcatctggggacgtcatttctaaaaaatcaagattaaaaataataagatttttttcccaattttttgtaatgacgtcccctgatgataatgataaactatagcttacattgattggctcctttgtctcgcggtggacgtacctccggttcttcttcctccggacatccacctcctccgtcatatgttccggccccggttacacctcctccgtcatttgttacttacagtagtacgtatttttattaaaagaataaaaaaaccttttgaaatttggaagcctttttttctccccaccactctctcatccccacctacccgtgttcaacaatatgtaactttaattttatgtaatattatcgttgtaatcttcacccgattaaataaagcgaattgttgttgtttttcattttattctgtccagacatattttcggaggttcatttccgaattctccaaggagggtgcgttcggagatgaacttccgaaacaccacattttctgaaaagtaactttatttcggagatgcatctccgaaatcaatattttatattaaaaaaaacacgttttcggagatacatttccgaaaacaccttttttaagaaaaaaagtacagtttcggaaatgaactttcgaaacaaggggtattatgataaattcaccaggggtgggcaagaaggttaggaggtgggtgaagaaattttcatcttttttctcatATCTCACACGTAATTATTCATCGCATTCCTTAGAAATGTAGAATCaacaataaaatatatgtattattttCTCACCACACACCAAATCACGAGCCACAAGATTATTTAATTTTCACTGATCTTTTTAAACCAAATCATCTGCATTACATTGATTTCATCAACAATGATCAGTTGAAAGCAATTGTAAATCCCTGAAATAGTAGCATCCAAAGCTGCCAACCCACCAACTCTTAATAAATCACGTTCCACATCACGTGACGCCCccagaaaaaataaaatcaatttaaacctAATCATGTGCTGATTTAGCTTTGGGACTTGTAAGCTGAATTAGTCAAAGATTTAGCACATGACTCACCTCCAAATTCCAATGCAAATCCATCTACTGATTATAATATCTAAAATTTTTAACCAACTCAATTGATAGTTGTGTAGAGACATCACACTGATGCTGATACAGAAGTGTAGGTTCGAATCAACGCAGATTCAAACCAGCAACATCCATCTTATTCACTACttgacaaaaaataataataatatatgatGTTTCATATCTCATCATTACAAATATAGATTGTAATTAAGTGAAAGACATTCCTCAAACACCAAGTGAATAAAAAACCAACATGAGATCTTTGTGTACCTTAATCATTGCTTTGATCTTTGCCATAACAATGATCCTTTCACTTGAGGTAACCGTTGCCAAAGCTAGGACTTACCCATCTTCTTCATCCAAAGTTTCAAAAATGGTTTCATCATTCCATTCTCTCTCACATAAACAAGAGGCATCAAAATCATCTCAAGAGGTAGCTGCTAGCCTTAGATTCATCCCACCTAGCAGACCAAATCCAACACAGAACAAGTAATTAAACTAGTCCTCTTTCTTCAATAAGTTTGTCTCCAATCATTGTGTTTTCCATTGAATCTACATGTTAACAACAAAGGGTGTGTCTTTACCAGGTTAAAGCCTAGGATAAAGgattgaagaaagaaattgctggaTTCAGACTTCAACTGTGTCTTGCTCTAGCTATGGTTTTTTCCTATTTTTTCTCAGCTTTCACTTCTTAGTTTTGTTAGTCATAGTGATATATATAGTTAAGGTTtcaaatttttgtgtgtttttctATTTTAGATTTCAATTTATGTTCTTTTATTACGTTGATGTTTTAGATTATAGGTAGTATAGGAGCTAATGATTGTAAAGGATAAAATAGTAGCCATCATAATGTAAAACTCAAAACTGGTAAATTTTTGCTTGCTATAAGTTTAGATTCCTGAAACATTTGGACGATTTAGAATGCCATAAGTTTATTCTTACATCAACATCaattccaaaattaattaattccaCAAACTTCAATTGTTCCATTTATCTTTGACAAGAACATTGTTAATATGATATTCCTTTCTCCCACCAAACTAAGTATAAACATTGGCAGTGATCAAgacaatgtcaatgatcttcaccaatcaagaccccgatcgttcctttctcaatcctccggttgtagcaagtttgttgagcggatcttcaatccctcaatcccttatgcacggctgaattgatttccAAAGCGAAccaatcgtcaaaaaccttcgtaccaaaactttgatgaagaaggaaaaaacctaaggttttatacaagaaacaccctcaacaatcttcactcgaacaagataaatgtctaccgtcgaatctcgaacaagacaaatgtctaccgtcgaaccttatcaacacacgttccttactccgatcgaaaaagatgattatgtgtgattttcgatcaataagcgaaaggttgaagatgagaagaagcttgagtctatctttcacgtttcttgttgaaatgcttgagaatgatcatttgagtatttataccacacacAATGCATAAGCTAATTTGAAAACAGCAGAAAACCAGTTTGAGAAGCGACAGGTTGACCTGCtccctgcataggtcgacctatggaaggtatttcacttgaaaataagcaaagtatgacacttgcgtcgacctgaagggtcggcgtgcgcattcccgtgagttcctcaaaatgtcatgcgtcgacctattcctTCAATGCATCGACGCATTTTTCTCTTGCACATGAGTCACCCAAAagttgatgcgtcgacctgaagagtcagcgtgcgcatacccgagattacaccaaagttccatgcgtcgacctatgcatgtaatgcgtcgacgcattcagcccttacatagaatttttcagaaaatgcttgcagtaggtcgacctatagtatctatgagtcgacctattagtgtCTTGTAGCCAAAAATACTTGTCTTTGTTGCATTTGCTTGGTTTCTATGATTCCACTtaagttgtagttgattcacaatgttttgacatcatgaaaattaCACCACTGCCCTCACAGCGcaatcatccaaatttttcatGGAGTAACAATCAAGGTCAACCAAAACCCCAAGCTAACCAAGCGCCACAAGTTCCTCCTGGTTTTGCAGCGCCTGCTCAAGGCAACAACCAGTTGGAAAACATATTGAAATCATTCATTCAAGAGACCAAGAATCGGTTCTTAGCACAAGTAGTGAGTATCAAAAATCTTGAAAACCAAGTGGGGAAAATCGCCACCGCTTTGAGTTCAAGACCACTGGGGACACTTACAAGCTCGACTGAAAGACCTTCTACATCTGGGGTGAAGAATGTGGAAACCTGCAAAGTCATCAAGCTAAGAAGCGGTAAAGAATGTGAAACACCGTTACTCAAAGATACTAAGACTAGTGGAGTCCAGCCTAACAATGATAAAACTGAAGACAAAGACGAGTTTATTGTGGAATCGACCTCAGTAGAAGATAACAAAGACAGAACTGGTGCAAGTAAGCATGGCAAAATTCCTGAGCCAGGAAAACAGCCTGAAGCCATGCCAGAACCACTCAGAGAGAAAAAGTTTTTTCAAGAAAGACTGTAACAcctcgaatttaattaattatttaattaaattaattaaggatttaatcgttggaattagtcgaagtggagaaattataagtattattttaagaggcggaattttggattaatatgttgtttGGAGCTGTTAAGCTTATAGTCGGATTATTAGTCGGTTTAAATGgagaaaataatattagaaataatattatattagaatattatttatttaatcgcATTTAGTTGTTGTGTGGTAAATAGCAATTTGGTGGTGTGGATTAGTTGGCCCAATATGACAATATGGAATAATACATTATTATATTGATTAATTGGAATAATGAGAATAAATGAAGTAGTAGTGATATTAGCAAAACAAAAATTAGGTTTTGGTACGTATCACATTAAAGAAGGGTTTTATCATAGGAGGCACTAGGGTTTGGAGGAATAATCGTTGAACCGTGGAGTTTGAAGAGAAGCAGCTCCGGAATTTGACCGTAGAAGTTACAGACGAGGAAAAAGTTGGAAGCTACGGTGAAACTCGGAATTCGACCAGATGATTATACAGAGACcgtcaatctaaggtaagggtggggttcgaatcttATAACCGGGATAATGATAATTAGTATGTGGGATTGGGATTTGTATAATTTTCTGTTGTTATTCGTGTTAATGTTGTGATCGATCTGATAATTATTTGGTCATTGTTGATGAAATTGTTGCGTTGAATTTAATGTGGGTTGTTTATGGTAGTATCATGTTGTGCAATTGGGATTTTAATGCAGCCTGCATAGAATTGAAATTGATATTGTACGAGAAAAGTAGGATTATATATAAGTTGCAGATAAGAAACCAATTGAGAAGAAATTGATACGGGGCCACCAATGGGAGGTGGGCACCCCTTAGAAGTGGAGACAGACGCCTCCCTTGGAGATGGGGAGCTGGGGCGGGCGCCTCCATGGGCCCTTAGAATTGGAGACAGACGTCTCCTTGGGGAGGTGGGTCCCATGCAACTTTCTTATGCCCATGTTTTATAGGTTTATGGGCGGCTCAGTAAATAGCAGTAACTTTATGGCATTGTATTTTAGTATAATCAAATAgtgagcatatatatatatatatatatatatatatatatatatatatatatatatatatatatatatatatatatttaggtgTGAGCATATACGTTTAAGTATTGTAATAAGGTAATCAGTAAGAGACAAATGTTAATTTATATCAGGATAACATATTTAATTAGGCAATAGAACGTAATATATTTGAGAGGAGATAATTGATATAGCATATGGATATATAACTGGTAGCTTCCAATATAATACGATTATATATATAATTGGAAATTAATAGAGACTAGGAATTTAATGGAGGATTCTAGCAGCAGGGAACTAGATTAATAACAGATAGTGTAGAACTAGTTAACAGTAGCAGAATAAGGTGGtagtattaataatataattggaCAGAGGCAGTGTCGATAGCCAAATTAAGCGGTATAAGTAACTAACCGGAATTAGTTGGGATCTGTCGGGATAGTTCGTGTAAATTAGTAGATAATTATGGTTATGTTGCTTTGTGGAAATTATGTGGAATATGCTGACTTGTAGGTGCAGCTGGGTAAGTTGATTCGTCCGGTTTATGGACATTATTAATTATAGGTCCTATGAACaatgttgttgtttgtgttgATTGTTTCTGTGGGTAGCCTTATGGCGTGAATCCTAGCaaatatatggtgaatatgtTGTTGCTATGAGTTGTTGTTGAATTGCGTTGAGATGTTGTTTTTATatagttgttgtgttgttgttgattaagttgcaggccTCTGGCTAATGTTGAAGCGATGTTGAGTACCCTTTTATTGGTACAATGTTTATAAGTTGTTGTGCTGTGACGTTGATGGTTGTTGTTatatgtgattgttgcattcatTACATTTGCATAATAAGTTGGTCTGGATtggcaccacgttgaaaattgaaggcttatgccttgttgaaatgcctcgataatgTGACATGTTTTTAAGTCGGGAGTTCTACTCTaatggatccacatgcatatgcacagttgagtcgcattcaaGTTGTATATGGGTAGTTGTTGTCGTTATCACGTTGTTGATTGACAAATCAATTGTTGTTATTAAAGTTGTTGTAAGTTGCTATGTTGTTGTaattatcatgttgttgtttCGTTGTCGTTACTAAGTTGATGTAACTATTAAGTTAATATTAAGTTGTTGTCGTTGTATAAGTTGACGTTATTAAGTTGTCTAATTGttgttttatgtttatttgttgaagattatgttgttgtttggtgATTACTTGTCGTTGTTGTAATAATAGTAAAATTTTATGATTCTCATCTAATACATATTGATTATCATTCTTctgtttatatttttcgatatctcaccccttctgctgatgtttcctctACCATgcgaaatggacaggtactcaagtatagttgtggatgttgaaatatttttatgaagttgttaAGTTGCCTTTTGATAAGTCAATAGGGTCTTGCTCTgctacgtagcactcgggggatgaatGTTGTTATTAATTGATGTCGTTGCTTAAGTTGCTGAAGTCTATGAATAATTTGAATACTTGATTAagtgattaataataatattttaagttGTTTCCGTTGAGTAAAGAAGTAAAGTCGTTACTGTTGAAAATATGTTTCCGTTGTTTAGTTGATTCAATTGGTTTAATTGAAATACGTTGTTATGAGTTCATCCatgatataagtgttatgtatctatagAATTGCGACTCATGTATGTGGTTTATGTGTAGTAAATGTGACATCCCGTGTATGATTAAAAtttttccgcactctgattttattaatatttgatgggtagatttagggtgttacaaaGACCACCACCTCCTTTTCCTCAAAGAATTAGGAAGGCAAAAGAAGAGCAACAATTTGATAAGTTTATAGAGATACTCAAACAGCCTTACATCAACATACCTTTGATAGAATCCATTgaacaaatgaaaaattactCCAAATTCATGAAGGACGTGCTTACTAAACGGAAGAGAGTGGGAGAGTTTGCCACTTTTGCACTTACTCAAGAATGTAGTCAATTGGTGCAAGGCAAACTTCCTCCTAAGTTGAAGGATCCTGGAAGTTTCACTATACCGTGCAACATTGGTGAATCATTTTGAGGAAGAGCACTATGTGATTTGGGGGAAAGCATTAACCTTATGCCTTTGCCCGTATTCCAAAAGTTGGGGATAGGCGCAGCCAGGCCTACAACCATCACTCTGCAACTGGAAGATAGAAGTATTTGATATCCTCAAGGCAATATTGAAGATGTCTTAGTTAGGGTTGACAAATTTTTATTCACTGATGACTTCATCATCATGGACTTTGATGCTGATGAAGACATCCCCATTTTGTTGGGAAGACCTTTCTTGCTACGGGAAGGACACTAATTGATGTAGAAAAAGGTGAACTCACCATGAGAGTGAATGGACAACAAGTGGTATTTAATGTACTCAATGCATTACAGTACCCAGAAGAAGAGGTTGTTGATTGCTCCATGATTTCTAGCTGGGGCAGAATTATTCACAAAAATTTGCTTGAGTCTACCGGTGTCTTGACTCAAGAACTGGGAAAAATGAAGGAAAGTCTGCAAGAAGGAATCATCTCCTCCATTGATTCACCATAGAATTTTAtgtatgttccaacatttggcTCCAAAAGCCTGGTTCTGATCCATAATTTGTTGCAAAGATGATTACAGTGTCCAACGATTGAGTCCCCACTAATCTTCCAACTCTTTATTCAAAGAACTACGATAAAGGGTGCAAACAAATGAAGGTGTTGTTTTGAtatcaagatgttcttgaagtggTTAACAATGAAGTTAATCCACTTGGGGAAGAAACTACgaatgctcaaaaggctacagacaatgaagaaaagaagaaatattACAAGACACTCTTCTTGATTCATTCTTGtgtcgatggtgaaaactttgaaaaaGTTGGCGACTGCGATTCGGTGAATCCAGCATGGGAGATCTTGAAGAAAGCTTAGGAAGGGGCTGATAAAGCAAaggtggtgaggttacaaactcacaagacaCAATTTTAATTGGTTCAGATGGATGAGAATGAGATAATCATCGACTACGGAACGCGCATTACGCGTTTGGTGAATCAAATGAAGTTTTGCAGGGAAACTGTTTTGAAGCAAAATATTGTGTTGAAGATCTTGCATTCTTTAATTTCAAGATTCAACAACATTGTAATGGCAATCGAAGAGTCGAAGGAACTTTCAAAATTGAGCAAAGAGGAACTTCATAGCTCTCTTGAGGCTCATGAACAAAGGATGGGTGAAAGAGGAAATGATAAAGATAAAATGGAGATTACGTTGCAAGCACGGTTCAACGGAAAGAGTAAAAGATCAAAAGGAAAATGGCATTCGAAAGGAAAGGAAAATTTCCAGAATTTTGGTGGAAAAGATTCATAAAATTCGAAGGGTTCGATTGGGAAAAGAggtgagagaatcttcaaagatAGTGGTCAAGGAAACTACATCAATAAAATGTATAAAAGTAATGTGAAGTGTTACAATTGTCATGGACTTGGTCATTTTACAAGAGATTGTAATGCGAAATCAAGGGAAAATCAAAGCAATGAGGCTAAGGTTGCTCGACAAGAGGTGGATGATGATAAAAAGCTTCTGGTCATGATCACATAGGAGAAATATGGCAGTAATAAGTTGATGGACTTCATCAGTAACAGCTGCAAGTTGGTGGACAGCAGCTGTAGCAGTTCGAAGAATGTTGCAGAAATGCACGCGGAACAAAACGTAATGGTAACGATTTGGGGTGGTGTGCATGGAAGTGGTGAGTGGTACTTGGATTTTGGTTGTTCAACACATATGCTCAttagaaatgattggtttgtcaAAATCAATCAAGCCAAGAAGAATAAGGTGAAATTCACGAACGATACCACTTTAGCAGCCGACGGGGTCAATGATGTTTTAATCATGAGAAAGGGTGATGGTCATTCCTTGATCAAATATGTGTTTTACATTCTAGGAATCAAATGTAATATCTTGATAATTGtccaattgcttgagaagaattACATGATTCACATGGAAAACAAGATTTTACACGTTTTGGACCGAAACGAGGCTTTAGTCCTTAAAGCGCGTATGTACTCCGATGTGTGGGGTCCAATGCAAGTTTGCTCGTATGGTGGAAATAAGTACTTTGTCACTTTTATCGATGATTTTAGTAGGAAACAATGGATATACCTAatcaagagaaaggatgaggtATTTGATGTGTTCAAAAGATTTAAGTCCATGGTGGAGCGGCAAAGTGGTCACaaactcaaaattctcaaaacggATGGTGAAGGTGAATATACCTCAAATGAGTTTGGGAAGTATTGTGATGAAGAGGGGATAATGCATAAGATTGGGCCACCCTACACGCCACAATAGAATGGTGTTGCCTAGAGGAAAAATCGTTCAATAAAAAACATGGTTCAAAGCATTTTAAAGGGAAAAGACTTGCCAAAGCCGTTTCCACAACCACTTATTTGTTGAATAGGTACCCTAAAAGAAGTTTGATAAGGTGACTTCATAAGAGCTATGGTCTGGATTTAAACCAAGCTTGAGTCACTTGAAAGTTTTTGGTTCGATAGCATTTCGACACGTACCAAATTAGCTTCAAAAGAAGTTGGATGATAGGGGTGAGATAATTTTGCTCATTGGTTATCATCCTACTGGAGGTTATAAATTATTTGATGTTGCAAACAGGGGAATTCGTATTAGTCGATATGTTGTGGTCGACGAACTGAGGCGTTTCCACAACAGAAAACTTGGTGTGACAGGTCCTATAATCGGATACCAGAATGGCGTAACTGATTACGAGCGC is from Vicia villosa cultivar HV-30 ecotype Madison, WI unplaced genomic scaffold, Vvil1.0 ctg.000351F_1_1, whole genome shotgun sequence and encodes:
- the LOC131627167 gene encoding uncharacterized protein LOC131627167, with protein sequence MKITPLPSQRNHPNFSWSNNQGQPKPQANQAPQVPPGFAAPAQGNNQLENILKSFIQETKNRFLAQVVSIKNLENQVGKIATALSSRPLGTLTSSTERPSTSGVKNVETCKVIKLRSGKECETPLLKDTKTSGVQPNNDKTEDKDEFIVESTSVEDNKDRTGASKHGKIPEPGKQPEAMPEPLREKKFFQERLFRVLQRPPPPFPQRIRKAKEEQQFDKFIEILKQPYINIPLIESIEQMKNYSKFMKDVLTKRKRVGEFATFALTQECSQLVQGKLPPKLKDPGSFTIPCNIGESF